CGGGTGAGATCCCTGCCGGCGTCACCGCGACCGACGTGGTCCTGACCATCACCGACCTGCTGCGCAAGCACGGGGTCGTCGGCAAGTTCGTCGAGTTCTACGGCGAGGGCGTCGCATCCGTGCCGCTGGCCAACCGCGCCACGATCGGCAACATGTCGCCGGAGTTCGGCTCCACCGCCGCGATCTTCCCGATCGACGACGTCACCCTCGACTACCTGCGCCTCACCGGTCGCAGCGAAGAGGCCGTCGCACTCGTCGAGGCGTACGCGAAGGAGCAGAAGCTCTGGCACGACGCATCGCAGGAGCCCGTCTTCAGCGAGTACCTGGAGCTCGACCTCGGCACCGTCGTACCGTCGATCGCCGGCCCGAAGCGCCCGCAGGACCGCATCCTCCTCTCCGAGGCGAAGACGCAGTTCGAGCAGGACATCCTCGCCTACGCCGCACCCTCGACCTCGGACGACATGGTCGACCTCGAGTCGAAGCACTCGTTCCCCGCGTCGGACCCTGGCAACGCCCCCGGCGAGGAGGAGCCGCGTACCACCCGGCCCGTGCACATCAACAGCGGCGCACCGGCGAACGCGTCGAAGCCCGTCCCGGTGACCACACCGAGCGGCGAGCACTACATCCTCGACAACGGTGCGGTCACCCTCGCGGCGATCACCTCGTGCACCAACACCTCGAACCCGTCGGTGATGATCGCCGCCGGTCTCGTCGCCCGCAAGGCGCTCGAGAAGGGGCTCAAGCAGAAGCCGTGGGTCAAGACCACGCTCGGACCCGGATCCAAGGTCGTCACCGACTACTACGAGAAGTCCGGCCTCGACAAGGACCTCGAGGGCCTCGGGTTCTACACCGTCGGCTACGGCTGCACCATCTGCATCGGAAACTCCGGTCCGCTGATCGAAGAGGTCTCCGAGGCGATCAACTCGCACGACCTCGCCGTGACCGCTGTGCTCTCGGGCAACCGCAACTTCGAGGGCCGCATCAGCCCCGACGTGAAGATGAACTACCTCGCCAGCCCGCCGCTCGTGATCGCCTACGCGCTGGCCGGATCGATGCACTTCGACTTCGAGAACGACGCGCTCGGCAAGGGATCCGACGGCAACGACGTGTTCCTCAAGGACATCTGGCCGACGCCGGACGAGGTGCAGGAGATCGTCGACTCGTCGATCTCGCGTGAGCAGTTCATCAAGCAGTACGCGACCGTCTTCGACGGCGACGAGCGCTGGCGCAGCCTGCCCACCCCGGACGACGACATCTTCCAGTGGGACGAGAACTCGACCTACGTGCGCAAGGCGCCGTACTTCGACGGCATGACGATGGAGCTCACGCCGGTGCGCGACATCGAGGGTGCCCGCGTGATGGCGACTCTCGGCGACTCGGTCACGACCGACCACATCTCGCCGGCCGGAAACATCAAGCCGGGTACGCCCGCCGCTCAGTACCTCACCGAGCACGGTGTGGACCGCAAGGACTTCAACTCCTTCGGCTCACGTCGTGGCAA
This genomic interval from Microbacterium hydrocarbonoxydans contains the following:
- a CDS encoding aconitate hydratase, producing MEAPVAPIRIEGDGFVSTVNSFGAKSTLTVGSTDYEIFRIDTVPGFDKLPFSLKVLLENLLRTEDGANVTKAQIEALGSWDAAAEPSTEIQFTPARVVMQDFTGVPCIVDLATMREAVTALGGDPNKINPLSPAEMVIDHSVIADLFGSENALERNVEIEYERNGERYQFLRWGQTAFSDFKVVPPGTGIVHQVNIEHLAKVIYDRDVDGVLRAYPDTCVGTDSHTTMVNGLGVLGWGVGGIEAEAAMLGQPVSMLIPRVVGFKLSGEIPAGVTATDVVLTITDLLRKHGVVGKFVEFYGEGVASVPLANRATIGNMSPEFGSTAAIFPIDDVTLDYLRLTGRSEEAVALVEAYAKEQKLWHDASQEPVFSEYLELDLGTVVPSIAGPKRPQDRILLSEAKTQFEQDILAYAAPSTSDDMVDLESKHSFPASDPGNAPGEEEPRTTRPVHINSGAPANASKPVPVTTPSGEHYILDNGAVTLAAITSCTNTSNPSVMIAAGLVARKALEKGLKQKPWVKTTLGPGSKVVTDYYEKSGLDKDLEGLGFYTVGYGCTICIGNSGPLIEEVSEAINSHDLAVTAVLSGNRNFEGRISPDVKMNYLASPPLVIAYALAGSMHFDFENDALGKGSDGNDVFLKDIWPTPDEVQEIVDSSISREQFIKQYATVFDGDERWRSLPTPDDDIFQWDENSTYVRKAPYFDGMTMELTPVRDIEGARVMATLGDSVTTDHISPAGNIKPGTPAAQYLTEHGVDRKDFNSFGSRRGNHEVMIRGTFANIRLKNLMVSAVNDGQVVEGGYTRDFTQPGGPQSYIYDASMNYQEQGTPLVIFGGKEYGSGSSRDWAAKGTSLLGVKAVITESFERIHRSNLIGMGVVPLQFPAGQSWESLGLDGTEIVSISGLEELNNGVTPKTVRVTATPSDESPEGKQVVEFDAVVRIDTPGEADYYRNGGILQYVLRSLV